In Pseudomonas lalkuanensis, the following are encoded in one genomic region:
- a CDS encoding DUF2269 domain-containing protein, with translation MTLYFLLKTIHGLLAAVLLGAVLVGLFFAYRAWKGGDLQQIALTFSSLVRLDLWFIASSAALLPLTGLALAKVGGWPVRQLWLLWSAGLYLLAALCWLPLFWLQVRIRNRARKALRDNQPLGPQITAHLAWRVRLAVFVLGVLVAVYALMVIKPL, from the coding sequence ATGACCCTCTATTTCCTGCTCAAGACCATCCACGGGCTGCTTGCCGCGGTGCTGCTCGGGGCGGTGCTGGTTGGGCTGTTCTTCGCCTATCGGGCGTGGAAAGGCGGCGACCTCCAGCAGATAGCGCTCACCTTTTCCTCGCTGGTGAGGCTGGATCTCTGGTTCATCGCCAGCTCCGCCGCGCTGCTGCCGCTGACCGGCCTGGCCCTGGCCAAGGTGGGGGGCTGGCCCGTGAGGCAGCTCTGGTTGCTGTGGAGCGCCGGGCTTTATCTGCTGGCGGCGCTTTGCTGGCTGCCGCTGTTCTGGCTGCAGGTGCGCATTCGCAACCGCGCACGCAAGGCCCTGCGGGACAACCAGCCGCTCGGGCCGCAGATTACCGCTCATCTGGCATGGCGCGTTCGCCTGGCGGTGTTCGTGCTGGGCGTGCTGGTGGCGGTTTATGCCCTGATGGTGATCAAGCCGCTCTGA
- the ilvA gene encoding threonine ammonia-lyase, biosynthetic, translated as MLEEYVKKTLTSRVYDVAVETPLQPARQLTERLGNQILLKREDLQPVYSFKIRGAYNKIAQLSREELARGVVTASAGNHAQGVALAARELGVKATIVMPRTTPELKVQGVRARGGKVVLHGDAFPEALAHSLKLVEEKGYVYIHPYDDPEVIAGQGTVAMEILRQHPGRLDAIFVPVGGGGLVAGIAAFVKYLRPEVKVIGVEPDDSNCLQAAMAVGERVVLGQVGLFADGVAVAQVGQHTFDICRQHVDEVITVSTDEICAAIKDIYDDTRSITEPAGALAVAGIKKYVERDGVRDQTLVAIDSGANINFDRLRHVAERAELGEKREAIIAVTIPERPGSFKAFCEAIGKRQITEFNYRYNTDAEAHIFVGVQTHPETDPRAALVENLRGQGFPVLDLTDNELAKLHIRHMVGGHAVRISDELVFRFEFPERPGALFNFLNKLGGRWNITMFHYRNHGAADGRVVAGLQVPAEERPLVHAALDEIGYPYWDESENPAYRLFLG; from the coding sequence ATGCTCGAAGAATACGTGAAGAAGACCCTGACCTCGCGCGTCTACGACGTCGCCGTGGAAACCCCGCTGCAGCCCGCCCGCCAGCTCACCGAGCGCCTGGGCAATCAGATCCTCCTCAAGCGCGAGGACCTGCAGCCGGTCTATTCCTTCAAGATCCGCGGCGCTTACAACAAGATCGCCCAGCTCTCGCGTGAAGAGCTGGCGCGTGGCGTGGTCACCGCCTCCGCTGGCAACCATGCCCAGGGCGTGGCCCTGGCGGCCCGCGAGCTCGGCGTGAAGGCGACCATCGTGATGCCGCGCACCACCCCCGAGCTGAAGGTGCAGGGCGTGCGCGCCCGCGGCGGCAAGGTGGTGCTGCACGGCGATGCCTTCCCCGAAGCCCTGGCCCACTCGCTGAAGCTGGTGGAAGAAAAGGGCTATGTCTACATCCACCCCTACGATGACCCGGAAGTGATTGCCGGCCAGGGCACCGTGGCGATGGAAATCCTCCGCCAGCATCCGGGGCGCCTCGATGCCATCTTCGTCCCGGTGGGCGGCGGTGGGTTGGTGGCGGGCATCGCCGCCTTCGTCAAATACCTGCGCCCCGAAGTGAAGGTGATCGGCGTCGAGCCGGACGATTCCAACTGCCTGCAGGCCGCCATGGCCGTCGGCGAGCGTGTGGTGCTGGGGCAGGTCGGGCTGTTCGCCGACGGCGTCGCCGTGGCGCAGGTCGGCCAGCACACCTTCGACATCTGCAGGCAGCATGTGGATGAGGTGATCACCGTCAGCACCGACGAAATCTGCGCGGCGATCAAGGACATCTACGACGACACCCGCTCCATCACCGAGCCCGCCGGCGCCCTTGCCGTGGCCGGGATCAAGAAGTACGTGGAGCGCGACGGCGTGCGCGACCAGACCCTGGTGGCCATCGACTCCGGCGCCAACATCAACTTCGACCGCCTGCGCCACGTCGCCGAGCGCGCCGAACTGGGCGAGAAGCGCGAAGCCATCATCGCCGTGACCATTCCCGAGCGTCCCGGCAGCTTCAAGGCCTTCTGCGAAGCCATCGGCAAGCGTCAGATCACCGAGTTCAACTACCGCTACAACACTGACGCCGAAGCGCACATCTTCGTTGGCGTGCAGACCCATCCGGAAACCGACCCGCGCGCGGCCCTGGTGGAGAACCTGCGCGGCCAGGGTTTCCCGGTGCTGGACCTGACCGACAACGAACTGGCCAAGCTGCACATCCGCCACATGGTCGGCGGCCACGCCGTGCGCATCAGTGACGAGCTGGTGTTCCGCTTCGAATTCCCCGAGCGTCCCGGTGCGCTGTTCAACTTCCTCAACAAGCTGGGCGGGCGCTGGAACATCACCATGTTCCATTATCGCAACCACGGCGCCGCCGATGGTCGCGTGGTCGCTGGCCTGCAGGTGCCGGCCGAGGAACGTCCCCTGGTGCACGCCGCCCTCGACGAGATCGGCTATCCCTACTGGGATGAGAGCGAAAACCCCGCCTACAGGCTCTTCCTCGGCTGA
- a CDS encoding YegP family protein, whose amino-acid sequence MAGKFHLKKANDGQFHFNLNAGNGETILTSELYKAKDSALNGIESVRKNAARDGAFESKTASNGKFYFVLKATNGQVIGQSQMYASAASASAGIDSVKNNAPGATLNDES is encoded by the coding sequence ATGGCCGGGAAATTCCACCTGAAGAAGGCCAACGATGGCCAGTTCCACTTCAACCTGAACGCCGGCAACGGCGAGACCATCCTCACCAGCGAACTGTACAAGGCCAAGGATTCCGCCTTGAACGGCATCGAATCGGTGCGCAAGAACGCCGCTCGCGACGGCGCCTTCGAAAGCAAGACCGCCAGCAACGGCAAGTTCTATTTCGTGCTCAAGGCCACCAACGGGCAGGTCATCGGCCAGAGCCAGATGTATGCCAGCGCCGCCAGCGCCAGCGCGGGCATCGACTCCGTGAAGAACAACGCCCCCGGCGCCACACTCAACGACGAGAGCTGA
- the ptsP gene encoding phosphoenolpyruvate--protein phosphotransferase, protein MLNTLRKIVQEVNAAKDLKAALAIIVQRVKEAMGSQVCSVYLLDPESNRFVLMATEGLNKRSIGKVSMAPNEGLVGLVGTREEPLNLEHAADHPRYRYFAETGEERFASFLGAPIIHHRRVMGVLVVQQKERRQFDEGEEAFLVTMSAQLAGVIAHAEATGSIRGLGRQGKGTQEAKFVGVPGAPGAAVGKAVVVLPPADLEVVPDRAVDDIEAEVERFKQALEAVREDMRRLSSKLETQLRPEERALFDVYLMMLDDASIGLEVKRVIRTGQWAQGALRQVVMEHVTRFELMDDAYLRERASDVKDLGRRLLAYLQEERKQNLVYQENTILVSEELSPAMLGEVPEGKLVGLVSVLGSGNSHVAILARAMGIPTVMGVVDLPYSKVDGIELIVDGYHGEVFTNPSPELRKQYSEVVEEERQLVKGLDALRSLPCETLDGYRMPLWVNTGLLADVTRAQERGAEGVGLYRTEVPFMINERFPSEKEQLAIYREQLAAFHPLPVTMRTLDIGGDKALSYFPIKESNPFLGWRGIRVTLDHPEIFLVQVRAMLKASEGLDNLRILLPMISGTHELEEALHLIHRAWGEVRDEGVDIPMPPVGVMIEIPAAVYQTRELSRQVDFLSVGSNDLTQYLLAVDRNNPRVADLYDYLHPAVLQALKKVVDDAHSEGKPVSICGEMAGDPAAAVLLLAMGFDSLSMNATNLPKVKWLLRQVTMTKAKELLEQLLAIDNPQVIHSSLHLALRNLGLGRVINPAATIQA, encoded by the coding sequence ATGCTCAACACGCTGCGCAAGATCGTCCAGGAAGTGAACGCCGCCAAGGATCTGAAAGCGGCGTTGGCGATCATCGTGCAGCGGGTCAAGGAGGCCATGGGCAGCCAGGTCTGCTCGGTCTACCTGCTGGACCCGGAATCCAACCGCTTCGTGCTCATGGCCACCGAGGGCCTGAACAAGCGCTCCATCGGCAAGGTCAGCATGGCACCCAACGAAGGCCTCGTCGGCCTGGTAGGTACCCGCGAGGAGCCGCTGAACCTCGAGCACGCCGCCGATCACCCCCGTTATCGCTACTTCGCCGAAACCGGTGAAGAACGTTTCGCCTCCTTCCTTGGCGCCCCGATCATCCACCACCGTCGGGTGATGGGCGTTCTGGTGGTGCAGCAAAAGGAGCGCCGCCAGTTCGACGAGGGCGAAGAAGCCTTCCTCGTCACCATGAGTGCGCAGCTCGCCGGCGTTATCGCCCATGCCGAGGCAACCGGCTCCATTCGCGGCCTTGGTCGTCAGGGCAAGGGCACCCAGGAAGCCAAGTTCGTCGGCGTACCGGGCGCCCCCGGCGCGGCCGTGGGCAAGGCGGTCGTGGTGCTGCCGCCGGCCGACCTGGAAGTGGTGCCCGATCGCGCGGTGGATGACATCGAAGCCGAGGTCGAGCGCTTCAAGCAAGCCCTGGAAGCGGTGCGCGAAGACATGCGCCGCCTCTCCAGCAAGCTGGAAACCCAGCTGCGCCCCGAAGAGCGTGCACTCTTCGACGTCTACCTGATGATGCTCGACGACGCCTCCATCGGCCTGGAGGTCAAGCGCGTGATCCGCACCGGCCAGTGGGCCCAGGGCGCGCTGCGCCAGGTGGTGATGGAGCACGTGACCCGTTTCGAGCTGATGGACGACGCCTACCTGCGTGAGCGTGCCTCGGACGTCAAGGACCTTGGTCGCCGCCTCCTCGCCTACCTGCAGGAAGAGCGCAAGCAGAACCTGGTCTACCAGGAGAACACCATCCTGGTCAGCGAGGAGCTGTCCCCGGCGATGCTCGGCGAAGTGCCTGAAGGCAAGCTGGTGGGCCTGGTGTCGGTCCTGGGTTCGGGCAACTCCCACGTCGCCATTCTCGCCCGCGCCATGGGTATTCCCACCGTGATGGGCGTGGTCGACCTGCCGTATTCCAAGGTCGACGGCATCGAGCTGATCGTCGATGGCTACCACGGCGAAGTCTTCACCAATCCGTCGCCCGAGCTGCGCAAGCAATACAGCGAGGTAGTGGAAGAGGAGCGCCAGCTGGTCAAGGGCCTGGACGCGCTGCGCAGCCTGCCCTGCGAAACCCTGGACGGCTATCGCATGCCGCTCTGGGTGAACACCGGCCTGCTCGCCGACGTGACCCGCGCCCAGGAGCGCGGCGCCGAGGGTGTTGGCCTGTATCGCACCGAAGTGCCGTTCATGATCAACGAGCGCTTCCCCAGCGAAAAGGAGCAGCTCGCCATCTACCGCGAGCAGCTTGCCGCATTCCATCCGCTGCCGGTGACCATGCGCACCCTGGATATCGGCGGTGACAAGGCGCTTTCCTACTTCCCGATCAAGGAAAGCAACCCTTTCCTCGGCTGGCGCGGCATCCGCGTCACCCTCGACCACCCGGAGATCTTCCTGGTCCAGGTGCGCGCCATGCTCAAGGCCAGTGAGGGTCTGGACAACCTGCGCATCCTGCTGCCGATGATTTCCGGAACCCACGAGCTGGAAGAGGCGCTGCACCTGATTCATCGTGCCTGGGGCGAAGTGCGCGACGAGGGCGTCGACATCCCCATGCCGCCGGTCGGGGTAATGATCGAGATACCCGCAGCCGTCTACCAGACTCGCGAATTGTCGCGCCAGGTGGACTTCCTCTCGGTGGGCTCCAACGACCTCACCCAGTATCTGCTCGCGGTGGATCGCAACAACCCGCGCGTGGCCGATCTCTACGATTACCTGCATCCGGCGGTGCTGCAGGCCCTGAAGAAGGTGGTGGACGACGCCCACTCGGAAGGCAAGCCGGTGAGCATCTGCGGCGAGATGGCGGGCGATCCGGCCGCTGCCGTGCTGCTGCTGGCGATGGGCTTCGACAGCCTGTCGATGAACGCCACCAACCTGCCGAAGGTGAAGTGGCTGCTGCGCCAGGTCACCATGACCAAAGCCAAGGAGCTGCTGGAGCAACTGCTGGCCATCGACAACCCGCAGGTCATCCACAGCTCGCTGCATCTCGCCTTGCGCAACCTGGGGCTCGGCCGGGTCATCAATCCGGCGGCGACCATCCAGGCCTGA
- a CDS encoding RNA pyrophosphohydrolase — MIDSDGFRPNVGIILANDVGQVLWARRINQDAWQFPQGGINPRETPEEALFRELNEEVGLEEQDVKILACTRGWLRYRLPQRLVRTNSQPLCIGQKQKWFLLRLQSDENKVRMDLTGKPEFDGWRWVSYWYPLGQVVTFKREVYRRALKELAPRLLAQD; from the coding sequence GTGATCGATTCCGATGGTTTTCGCCCGAATGTCGGCATCATTCTCGCCAATGATGTCGGGCAGGTGCTTTGGGCGCGGCGTATCAATCAGGATGCCTGGCAATTTCCGCAAGGCGGGATCAATCCACGGGAGACACCCGAAGAGGCGCTTTTCCGGGAGTTGAACGAAGAAGTTGGCCTGGAAGAGCAGGATGTGAAGATTCTTGCCTGCACCCGCGGCTGGTTGCGCTATCGTCTGCCCCAGCGGCTTGTGCGAACCAACAGTCAACCGTTGTGCATCGGCCAGAAACAGAAGTGGTTCCTGCTGCGCTTGCAGTCGGACGAGAACAAGGTACGGATGGACCTGACCGGCAAGCCCGAGTTCGATGGCTGGCGCTGGGTCAGTTACTGGTACCCGTTGGGTCAGGTGGTGACCTTCAAGCGTGAAGTCTACCGTCGTGCCCTCAAGGAACTAGCACCGCGCCTGCTGGCGCAAGACTGA
- a CDS encoding SdiA-regulated domain-containing protein: MRSLLTPWRLVAAVLVLLLALLGVAAQQFRLFERGLFVLQEWRHASEWRERSIWLPDYRVAIEAKPIEGLSDDVSALTYDPDRHSLFTVTNQRPEIIELSLDGHLIRRIPLVGFGDPEAIEYISKGVYVITDERLQRLIKVRVDENTTSIDAADSQQLSLGIGLSGNKGFEGLAYDTVGQRLFVAKERDPVRIYEIHGFPHTNPDKPFAVHVVDDPKRDARLFVRDLSSLQYDDRSGHLLALSDESRLVLELNADGRPISTLSLLRGMHGLQRAVPQAEGVAMDNDGNLYLVSEPNLFYAFRKQAGD; encoded by the coding sequence ATGCGTTCACTCCTGACCCCGTGGCGGCTCGTCGCCGCAGTCCTGGTCCTGCTGCTGGCGCTGCTCGGTGTCGCCGCCCAGCAGTTCCGACTCTTCGAGCGGGGCCTGTTCGTCCTGCAAGAATGGCGCCACGCCTCGGAGTGGCGGGAGCGCTCGATCTGGCTGCCGGACTATCGGGTTGCCATCGAGGCCAAACCGATCGAGGGGTTGAGCGATGATGTTTCCGCGCTGACCTACGATCCCGATCGCCACAGCCTGTTCACCGTGACCAACCAGCGCCCGGAAATCATCGAGCTGTCCTTGGATGGCCACCTGATCCGTCGCATCCCGTTGGTGGGATTCGGCGATCCGGAAGCCATCGAGTACATCAGCAAGGGCGTCTACGTGATCACTGACGAGCGCCTGCAGCGCCTCATCAAGGTGCGCGTGGATGAGAACACCACCTCCATCGATGCCGCCGACTCCCAGCAGCTTTCCCTCGGCATCGGCCTGTCCGGCAACAAGGGCTTCGAGGGGTTGGCCTACGACACGGTCGGCCAGCGCCTGTTCGTGGCCAAGGAGCGCGATCCGGTGCGGATCTACGAGATCCACGGATTCCCCCACACCAACCCGGACAAGCCCTTCGCCGTGCACGTGGTGGACGACCCCAAGCGTGACGCCCGGCTCTTTGTCCGCGATCTTTCCAGCCTGCAATACGACGATCGCAGCGGCCACTTGCTGGCGCTGTCGGATGAGTCGCGGCTGGTGCTGGAGTTGAACGCCGACGGCCGCCCCATCAGCACCCTGTCGCTGCTGCGCGGGATGCACGGCCTGCAGCGGGCGGTGCCGCAGGCCGAAGGAGTGGCCATGGACAACGATGGCAACCTTTACCTGGTCAGTGAGCCGAATCTGTTCTACGCGTTCCGCAAGCAGGCCGGCGACTGA
- the rpiA gene encoding ribose-5-phosphate isomerase RpiA, translating into MTQDQLKQAVAQAAIDFILPKLDDKSIIGVGTGSTANFFIDLLARHKMAFDGAVASSEATAQRLKGHGIPVYDLNSVSDLEFYVDGADESNERLELIKGGGAALTREKIVAAVAKTFICIADESKLVPILGTFPLPVEVIPMARSHVARQLVKLGGDPVYREGVLTDNGNIILDVYNLQIDSPAKLEEQINNIVGVVTNGLFAQRPADLLLLGTKDGVKSIEL; encoded by the coding sequence ATGACCCAGGACCAGCTCAAGCAGGCCGTCGCCCAGGCCGCCATCGACTTCATCCTCCCCAAGCTCGATGACAAGAGCATCATCGGCGTCGGCACCGGCTCCACCGCCAACTTCTTCATCGACCTGCTGGCCCGGCACAAGATGGCGTTCGACGGCGCCGTGGCCAGCTCCGAAGCCACCGCCCAGCGCCTGAAGGGCCACGGCATCCCGGTGTACGACCTGAACAGCGTCAGCGACCTCGAGTTCTATGTCGACGGCGCCGACGAGAGCAACGAGCGCCTCGAACTGATCAAGGGCGGCGGTGCGGCCCTGACCCGCGAGAAGATCGTCGCTGCGGTGGCCAAGACCTTCATCTGCATCGCCGACGAGAGCAAGCTGGTGCCCATCCTCGGCACCTTCCCGCTGCCGGTGGAAGTCATCCCCATGGCCCGCAGCCACGTGGCCCGTCAACTGGTGAAGCTGGGCGGCGACCCGGTCTACCGTGAAGGCGTGCTGACCGACAACGGCAACATCATCCTCGACGTGTACAACCTGCAGATCGACAGCCCGGCGAAGCTCGAAGAGCAGATCAACAACATCGTCGGCGTGGTCACCAACGGCCTGTTCGCCCAGCGCCCGGCCGACCTGCTGCTGCTCGGCACCAAGGACGGCGTGAAGAGCATCGAGCTCTGA
- a CDS encoding histidinol-phosphatase: MRLALFDLDNTLLAGDSDHAWGDYLCERGILDGIAYKARNDEFYQDYLAGRLNIQDYLNFSLEILGRTEMVQLDQWHREFMRDCIEPIILPRAEALLAEHRAAGDRLLIITATNRFVAAPIAKRLGVETLLATECEMADGRYTGRTTDIPCFREGKVTRLARWLDETGLDLGDSTFYSDSLNDLPLLEQVTRPVAVDPDPKLRAEAEQRGWPVISLR, encoded by the coding sequence GTGCGTTTGGCTCTTTTCGACCTCGACAACACCCTGCTGGCCGGCGACAGCGACCATGCCTGGGGCGACTACCTGTGCGAACGCGGGATTCTCGACGGGATTGCCTACAAGGCACGTAACGATGAGTTCTACCAGGACTACCTGGCCGGCCGCCTGAACATCCAGGATTACCTCAACTTCAGCCTGGAAATACTCGGTCGCACCGAGATGGTGCAATTGGATCAGTGGCACCGCGAGTTCATGCGCGACTGCATCGAACCCATCATCCTGCCCCGCGCCGAGGCCCTGCTGGCCGAGCACCGCGCCGCCGGCGACAGGCTGCTGATCATCACCGCCACCAACCGTTTCGTCGCAGCGCCCATCGCCAAGCGCCTGGGCGTCGAAACCCTGCTGGCCACCGAATGCGAAATGGCCGATGGCCGCTACACCGGCCGCACCACCGACATCCCCTGCTTCCGCGAGGGCAAGGTGACGCGACTGGCGCGCTGGCTCGACGAAACCGGTCTGGACCTCGGCGACAGTACCTTCTATAGCGATTCGCTGAACGACCTCCCCCTGCTGGAGCAGGTGACCCGTCCGGTGGCGGTGGATCCGGACCCGAAACTGCGCGCCGAGGCGGAACAGCGTGGCTGGCCAGTAATCTCCCTGCGCTAG
- a CDS encoding ABC transporter ATP-binding protein, which yields MTSAISVDRVCMEFGDPGQGVKALDDVSLEIRANEFFTLLGPSGCGKTTLLRLIAGFEQPSSGAIRLYGEPMQGLPPFRRPVNTVFQSYALFPHMTVAQNIAFGLEMRGLSRSDIEQTVQRMLELVKLPEVGKRRADQLSGGQQQRIALARALANKPKVLLLDESLSALDQKLRKEMQIELKRLQHETGITFIFVTHDQEEALTMSDRIAVMSKGRILQVGTPTEIYEAPLNRTVADFIGETNFLEGEALERGVLLPDGQLLSAFSPRRGAVTLAIRPERTCLDEQGNLTGEIENVVYVGTDTVYHLNIAGQSGFRVRQQNRNGALNAYSAGEKVRVLVPSEAIRVLVE from the coding sequence ATGACTAGCGCGATCAGCGTCGACCGTGTGTGCATGGAGTTCGGTGATCCGGGGCAGGGCGTGAAGGCTCTGGACGATGTTTCCCTGGAGATCCGCGCCAACGAGTTCTTCACCCTCCTCGGCCCGTCCGGCTGCGGCAAGACCACCCTCCTGCGGCTCATCGCCGGTTTCGAGCAACCCAGCTCCGGCGCCATCCGCCTCTACGGCGAGCCCATGCAGGGGCTCCCGCCCTTCCGCCGGCCGGTCAATACCGTTTTCCAGAGCTACGCCCTGTTCCCGCACATGACGGTGGCGCAGAACATCGCCTTCGGCCTGGAAATGCGCGGACTCTCTCGCAGCGATATCGAGCAGACGGTGCAGCGCATGCTGGAACTGGTGAAGCTTCCGGAAGTGGGCAAACGCCGCGCCGACCAGCTATCCGGCGGCCAGCAGCAGCGCATCGCCCTGGCCCGTGCCCTGGCCAACAAGCCCAAGGTGCTGCTGCTGGACGAATCCCTTTCGGCGCTGGATCAGAAGCTGCGCAAGGAGATGCAGATCGAGCTAAAGCGCCTCCAGCATGAGACCGGCATCACCTTCATCTTCGTCACCCACGACCAGGAAGAGGCCCTGACCATGTCCGACCGCATCGCGGTGATGAGCAAGGGTCGTATCCTCCAGGTCGGCACCCCGACCGAAATCTACGAAGCGCCGCTGAACCGCACGGTGGCGGACTTCATCGGCGAAACCAACTTCCTCGAAGGTGAGGCCCTGGAGCGCGGCGTGCTGCTGCCCGACGGCCAGTTGCTCAGCGCCTTCAGCCCCCGCCGCGGCGCCGTGACCCTGGCGATCCGCCCGGAGCGCACCTGCCTCGATGAACAGGGCAACCTGACCGGCGAGATCGAGAACGTGGTGTATGTCGGGACCGACACTGTGTACCACCTCAACATCGCCGGGCAGAGCGGCTTTCGTGTGCGCCAGCAGAATCGCAACGGCGCGCTGAACGCCTACTCGGCGGGTGAGAAGGTGCGGGTCCTGGTGCCCAGCGAAGCCATCCGGGTGCTGGTCGAATGA
- a CDS encoding DUF2269 family protein, which produces MENYLLFRILHGLATLLFFGGLVGLAWYGWRNFRSGDAALIGPSLRRILLIGVPLLILVAVSLPVSGWWMVDLAGLPLGQTWLLGGAILYLFGCIAWLLLFGRVARLREQALAEGGPASAPVQRSLKFGAAYGLVGLLLFLSVLALMLAKPL; this is translated from the coding sequence ATGGAAAACTACCTGCTGTTTCGCATCCTCCACGGCCTGGCCACCCTGCTGTTCTTCGGCGGGCTGGTGGGGCTGGCCTGGTACGGCTGGCGCAACTTCCGTTCCGGAGACGCCGCCCTGATCGGTCCGAGCCTGCGGCGCATCCTGCTGATCGGCGTGCCGCTGCTGATTCTCGTGGCCGTCTCCCTGCCGGTCAGCGGCTGGTGGATGGTCGACCTCGCCGGTTTGCCGCTGGGCCAGACCTGGCTCTTGGGGGGCGCCATTCTCTACCTGTTCGGCTGCATCGCCTGGTTGCTGCTGTTCGGTCGCGTTGCGCGCCTGCGGGAGCAGGCCCTGGCCGAGGGCGGACCGGCCTCGGCGCCGGTGCAGCGCAGTCTCAAGTTCGGCGCCGCCTATGGCCTTGTTGGCCTCTTGCTGTTCCTTTCCGTGCTGGCGCTGATGCTGGCCAAACCGCTCTGA
- a CDS encoding AraC family transcriptional regulator: MATSLLPEERALTTLHTIALAVATLASSGTDRRLLLEGSGVSCSDLDTPDKLITHAQELRVFANALANTRDPALGLSLGLRMHVSAYGMLGYTMLASRTLRDALTIALGRPALLGTYFKLSLEDDGDEARLVAVGYRYAPELTVFNSELCLTSLLTVLQDLLGTSIRPLRVCLSYRPPLHAATYEQMLGCPVEFGASRNALCFDAELLDRTLPLADPVTYHYGLQQCLKLDAQLDSRHDVLDQIRHHLADNLREACDLDSVARQLHRSERTLRRHLQQLNTSFQRLLDEVRYDKARQLLVQTDLPIYLIAEQLGYSETASFRHAFQRWSGQSPSLYRR; this comes from the coding sequence ATGGCCACCTCGCTGCTACCGGAAGAACGCGCACTCACTACCCTGCATACCATCGCCCTGGCCGTGGCGACCCTGGCCAGCAGCGGCACCGACCGCAGGCTGCTCCTGGAAGGCAGCGGCGTGTCCTGCAGCGACCTCGATACCCCCGACAAACTGATCACCCACGCCCAGGAACTGCGCGTCTTCGCCAATGCCCTGGCCAACACCCGCGACCCGGCCCTGGGCCTGTCCCTTGGCCTGCGCATGCATGTGTCCGCCTACGGCATGCTCGGCTACACCATGCTCGCCAGCCGCACCCTGCGCGATGCCCTGACCATCGCGCTCGGCCGCCCGGCGCTACTGGGCACCTATTTCAAGCTGAGCCTGGAAGACGATGGCGACGAGGCACGCCTGGTCGCGGTCGGTTATCGCTACGCGCCGGAACTGACGGTGTTCAACAGCGAGCTGTGCCTGACCTCGCTGCTCACCGTGCTGCAGGACCTGCTCGGCACCAGCATCCGACCGCTGCGGGTCTGCCTGTCCTACCGGCCTCCGCTGCACGCCGCCACCTACGAACAGATGCTCGGCTGCCCGGTGGAGTTCGGCGCCTCGCGCAATGCGCTGTGCTTCGACGCTGAGCTGCTCGACCGGACCTTGCCGCTGGCCGACCCGGTCACCTACCACTACGGGCTGCAACAATGCCTGAAGCTCGACGCCCAACTCGACAGCCGCCATGACGTGCTCGACCAGATTCGCCATCACCTGGCCGACAATCTGCGCGAAGCCTGCGACCTGGACAGCGTGGCGCGCCAGCTGCACCGCTCCGAGCGCACACTGCGACGCCACCTCCAGCAGTTGAACACCAGCTTCCAGCGCCTGCTGGACGAAGTGCGCTACGACAAGGCGCGCCAGTTGCTGGTGCAGACCGACCTGCCCATCTACCTGATCGCCGAACAGCTCGGCTACAGCGAAACCGCCAGCTTCCGCCATGCCTTCCAGCGCTGGAGCGGACAGTCGCCGAGCCTGTATCGGCGCTAG